Proteins encoded by one window of Lycium barbarum isolate Lr01 chromosome 11, ASM1917538v2, whole genome shotgun sequence:
- the LOC132616801 gene encoding protein transport protein SEC13 homolog B-like, with protein MPAQKIQTGHNAIVHDVSMDHYGKRVATASSDMTIKIIGVSNNSASQHLATLSGHTGPVWQVAWAHPKFGSILASCSYDGKVVIWKEGNQNEWTQAHVFSDHKSSVNSISWAPHELGLCLACGSSDGSISVHTARSDGLWDTTKIDQAHPVGVTAVSWAPSMAPGALVGSGVVEPVQKLASGGCDNTVKVWKLYNGVWKMDRFPALQMHNNWVRDVAWAPNLGLSKLTIASASEDCTVVIWTVAKEGDQWEGKVLNDFKSPVWTVSWSLTGNLLAVAAGDNNVTMWKEAVDGEWQQVNSVDQ; from the coding sequence ATGCCTGCACAGAAGATTCAAACAGGTCACAATGCCATAGTTCATGATGTTTCCATGGACCATTACGGGAAACGTGTGGCAACAGCATCATCTGATATGACCATAAAAATCATTGGAGTCAGCAACAACTCAGCTTCACAGCACCTTGCTACTCTGAGTGGTCATACAGGTCCTGTATGGCAAGTTGCTTGGGCACACCCTAAATTTGGCTCAATCCTTGCTTCCTGCTCCTATGATGGTAAAGTTGTAATCTGGAAGGAAGGCAATCAAAATGAGTGGACACAAGCTCATGTTTTTAGCGACCATAAATCATCAGTTAACTCTATCTCATGGGCTCCTCATGAACTTGGGCTTTGCTTGGCTTGTGGTTCTTCCGATGGTAGTATCTCAGTTCACACAGCCAGGTCAGATGGTCTTTGGGACACTACAAAAATTGACCAAGCCCATCCAGTTGGGGTAACAGCAGTTTCATGGGCGCCATCAATGGCTCCTGGTGCTTTAGTCGGTTCAGGTGTCGTTGAACCTGTTCAGAAGCTGGCATCTGGTGGATGTGATAACACTGTGAAGGTTTGGAAGTTATATAACGGCGTTTGGAAGATGGATCGCTTCCCTGCACTGCAGATGCACAATAACTGGGTGCGGGATGTAGCCTGGGCACCGAACTTGGGACTTTCTAAATTGACAATCGCTAGTGCTTCAGAGGACTGTACAGTTGTCATATGGACTGTTGCGAAGGAGGGAGATCAGTGGGAAGGAAAGGTTCTTAACGACTTCAAGTCTCCGGTTTGGACGGTTTCATGGTCTCTAACAGGAAATTTGTTAGCAGTGGCTGCTGGGGACAACAATGTTACAATGTGGAAGGAAGCAGTTGATGGGGAGTGGCAACAAGTCAATTCTGTCGACCAATAG